The Alphaproteobacteria bacterium genome contains a region encoding:
- a CDS encoding long-chain fatty acid--CoA ligase, whose amino-acid sequence MEKIWLQHYPAGVPTEIDPAKYTSLVALLEECFAKFRERRAFVCMDKSISYGELDEMSRDFAAYLQNTGLKFGDRVAVMMPNILQYPVATAGILRAGMAVVNVNPLYTPRELEHQLNDSGAEAVVILENFATTLEKVLKNTRVKHVILANMGDLLGFPKSAIVNLVVRKVKKMVPAYSLPRAVQFKAALGAGKGKPLSTRKIAPDDVAFLQYTGGTTGVSKGATLLHRNIVANVLQNDAWLQPALSKEPKVDQILIVTALPLYHIFALTACFLLAMRAGGMCLLIPNPRDIPNLVKELQKYKPNMFPAVNTLYNALLNHPDFGKIDFSQLKASNGGGMAVQRAVADRWVKATGCPIAEGYGLSETSPTLTCNTADSEAFSGTIGLPVPSTEISIRDDAGNELPLGQAGEICARGPQVMAGYWQRPEETAQVMTKDGFFRTGDIGVMDDKGMVKIVDRKKDMVLVSGFNVYPNEVEDVIAMHPGVLECAVIGVPDAASGEAVKAFVVKRDPALTEEELKQFLAERLTNYKRPKFFEFRDELPKTPVGKILRRALRDEPAKQKAA is encoded by the coding sequence ATGGAGAAGATCTGGCTGCAGCACTATCCGGCCGGCGTGCCGACCGAGATCGACCCGGCGAAATACACCTCGCTGGTCGCACTGCTCGAGGAGTGCTTCGCGAAATTCCGCGAGCGCCGCGCCTTCGTCTGCATGGACAAGTCGATCAGCTATGGCGAGCTCGACGAGATGTCGCGCGACTTCGCCGCGTACCTGCAGAACACGGGACTGAAATTCGGCGACCGCGTCGCCGTCATGATGCCGAACATCCTGCAATACCCGGTCGCGACCGCCGGCATTTTGCGCGCCGGCATGGCGGTTGTGAACGTCAATCCGCTCTACACGCCGCGCGAGCTCGAGCATCAGCTCAACGACTCCGGCGCGGAGGCGGTCGTCATCCTGGAAAACTTCGCCACGACGCTGGAGAAGGTGCTCAAGAACACGCGCGTGAAGCACGTGATCCTTGCCAACATGGGCGACCTGCTCGGCTTCCCGAAGAGCGCGATCGTCAACCTTGTGGTGCGCAAGGTGAAGAAGATGGTGCCGGCCTATTCGTTGCCGCGAGCCGTGCAATTCAAGGCGGCGCTTGGCGCCGGCAAGGGCAAGCCGCTCTCGACCCGCAAGATCGCGCCGGATGACGTCGCGTTCCTGCAATACACCGGCGGCACCACCGGCGTGTCGAAGGGCGCGACGCTCCTGCACCGCAACATCGTGGCGAACGTGCTGCAGAACGATGCCTGGCTGCAGCCCGCGCTGTCGAAGGAGCCGAAGGTCGACCAGATTCTGATCGTCACCGCGCTGCCGCTCTACCACATCTTTGCGCTCACCGCCTGCTTCCTGCTCGCGATGCGTGCGGGCGGCATGTGCCTGCTAATTCCCAATCCACGCGACATTCCAAACCTCGTGAAGGAGTTGCAGAAGTACAAGCCGAACATGTTCCCGGCGGTGAATACGCTCTACAACGCGCTGCTCAATCACCCGGATTTCGGCAAGATCGATTTCTCGCAGCTCAAAGCGTCCAACGGCGGCGGCATGGCGGTGCAGCGCGCGGTCGCTGACCGCTGGGTGAAGGCGACAGGCTGCCCGATCGCCGAAGGTTACGGTTTGTCGGAGACATCGCCCACGCTGACTTGCAACACGGCGGATAGCGAGGCCTTCAGCGGCACGATCGGCCTGCCGGTGCCCTCGACCGAAATTTCCATTCGCGACGACGCCGGCAACGAATTGCCGCTCGGGCAGGCGGGGGAAATCTGCGCGCGCGGTCCGCAGGTGATGGCGGGATACTGGCAGCGGCCGGAAGAAACCGCGCAGGTGATGACCAAGGACGGCTTCTTCCGCACCGGCGACATCGGCGTGATGGACGACAAGGGTATGGTGAAGATCGTCGATCGCAAGAAGGACATGGTGCTGGTGTCCGGCTTCAACGTCTATCCGAACGAGGTCGAGGACGTGATCGCGATGCACCCGGGCGTGCTCGAATGCGCGGTGATTGGTGTGCCGGATGCAGCGTCGGGCGAGGCCGTGAAGGCATTCGTGGTGAAGCGCGATCCGGCGTTGACCGAGGAGGAGCTCAAGCAGTTCCTTGCGGAGCGGCTCACCAACTACAAGCGGCCGAAGTTCTTTGAATTCCGCGACGAGCTGCCCAAGACGCCGGTCGGCAAGATCCTGCGCCGCGCGCTGCGCGACGAGCCAGCGAAGCAAAAGGCGGCGTAA
- a CDS encoding tetratricopeptide repeat protein, translating to MPRLAIVSSLCLALAGVAAPALAQENAAVCKDESTPPDAAIAACSKIIQASKAKTNDLASTYYNRAIAYRQKNDLDNALSDYSDAIKINPKHARAFNNRGTIYKEKGDLDRAIADFSEAIRLDPKFTAAYFNRGNAYDDKGDAEKALADLEAAIKLDPKNAAALTVRGVVWKRKGDVERAVADFTQAIELDPAYAMAYANRGDALEEKGDSEKALADLVRAINLNPNSTRALAVRGYLYRKKGDLDRAIVDYGEIIRIDPKSDEAYMRRSEAWLAKGDRLAALRDADEAVKLDPNSPVNYAARATVMRALSRNDDAIADLRKALTLNPSEPRKRQLEGALKELGATP from the coding sequence ATGCCGCGTTTAGCAATCGTTAGCTCTCTTTGTCTCGCGCTCGCCGGCGTCGCCGCACCCGCGCTCGCGCAGGAGAATGCCGCCGTCTGCAAGGACGAGAGCACCCCGCCGGATGCCGCGATCGCGGCCTGCAGCAAGATCATCCAGGCGAGCAAGGCCAAGACCAACGATCTTGCCAGCACTTACTACAACCGCGCGATTGCCTACCGGCAGAAGAACGACCTCGACAACGCACTTTCTGACTACAGCGACGCCATCAAGATCAATCCCAAGCACGCGCGCGCCTTCAATAACCGCGGCACGATCTACAAGGAGAAAGGCGACCTCGACCGTGCGATCGCGGATTTTTCCGAAGCGATCCGCCTCGACCCGAAGTTCACGGCCGCTTACTTCAACCGTGGCAACGCCTATGACGACAAGGGCGATGCCGAAAAGGCGCTCGCCGATCTCGAGGCTGCGATCAAGCTGGACCCGAAGAACGCCGCGGCGCTGACGGTTCGCGGCGTGGTTTGGAAGCGCAAGGGCGACGTCGAGCGGGCGGTTGCCGACTTTACGCAAGCGATCGAGCTCGATCCGGCTTATGCGATGGCCTACGCCAACCGGGGCGATGCCTTGGAAGAGAAGGGCGACAGCGAGAAGGCGCTCGCCGACCTCGTGCGCGCCATCAATCTCAATCCCAACTCGACGCGCGCGCTCGCGGTGCGCGGCTATCTCTATCGCAAGAAGGGCGATCTCGATCGCGCCATCGTCGACTACGGCGAGATCATCCGCATCGATCCGAAATCCGACGAGGCCTACATGCGCCGCTCGGAAGCATGGCTCGCCAAGGGGGACCGGCTCGCCGCGCTGCGCGACGCCGACGAGGCCGTGAAGCTCGACCCGAATTCACCAGTGAACTATGCGGCGCGCGCCACCGTGATGCGCGCCCTGTCGCGCAACGACGATGCGATCGCGGATTTGCGCAAGGCGCTGACCCTCAATCCGAGCGAGCCGCGCAAGCGCCAACTCGAAGGGGCGCTGAAGGAGCTGGGGGCTACTCCCTAA
- the ybgF gene encoding tol-pal system protein YbgF — translation MMKSLSFALVLVAGGLSALAPARAQMTESELVTRLNRLENQVRQLTGEVERLQYRNQQLEQQLRGAQPAPASAPARSAAPQPQYTPPPAYPQQQAYPQAAPPQASQRPSAMEVEPYSQPPAPAGGRRGDAFDPNMSPNAPGAPRTLGNPGTIAAAPPLDNTQSDEPPYVGAPGGREAGAPLDLGTMSEEAAYPPPRGPVRQIPGALPAPPPRNPSGTGAQQMVMAPTNTPKDEYDLAYGYLLRKDYALAEEGLRAFVKKYPNDRLVADANYWLGESLFQRQRYREAAESFLAVSTKFQTAGKAPDSLLRLGQSLAALKEKEAACATLGELPRKYPKAPANVKQAAEKEQKRVGCV, via the coding sequence ATGATGAAATCCTTGAGCTTTGCGCTCGTGCTGGTGGCAGGCGGCCTGAGCGCCCTTGCGCCGGCGCGCGCGCAGATGACCGAATCCGAACTGGTGACGCGGCTCAACCGGCTGGAAAACCAGGTGCGCCAGCTCACCGGAGAGGTCGAGCGGCTTCAGTACCGCAACCAGCAACTCGAGCAGCAGCTGCGCGGCGCACAGCCTGCGCCCGCATCCGCGCCCGCGCGCAGCGCGGCGCCGCAGCCGCAGTACACGCCGCCGCCGGCCTACCCGCAGCAGCAGGCCTATCCGCAAGCGGCTCCGCCGCAAGCGTCTCAGCGGCCGAGCGCCATGGAGGTCGAGCCATATTCGCAGCCGCCCGCGCCGGCGGGCGGGCGCCGCGGCGATGCCTTCGATCCCAACATGAGTCCGAATGCGCCCGGCGCGCCGCGTACGCTCGGCAACCCTGGCACCATCGCGGCCGCACCTCCGCTCGACAACACGCAGAGCGACGAGCCGCCCTATGTCGGCGCGCCCGGCGGCCGGGAGGCCGGCGCGCCGCTTGATCTCGGCACGATGTCCGAGGAGGCGGCGTATCCGCCGCCGCGCGGTCCCGTCCGCCAGATACCGGGTGCGCTGCCTGCGCCGCCGCCGCGCAATCCGAGCGGGACCGGCGCGCAGCAGATGGTGATGGCGCCGACCAATACGCCGAAGGACGAGTACGACCTGGCCTATGGCTATCTGCTGCGCAAGGACTACGCGCTCGCCGAAGAGGGCCTGCGCGCCTTCGTGAAGAAATATCCGAACGATCGCCTCGTTGCCGACGCGAACTACTGGCTCGGTGAGAGCCTGTTCCAGCGTCAGCGCTACCGCGAGGCGGCGGAATCCTTCCTCGCCGTCTCGACCAAGTTCCAGACGGCCGGCAAGGCGCCCGACTCGCTGTTGCGGCTCGGGCAGTCGCTTGCAGCGCTCAAGGAGAAAGAGGCCGCATGCGCGACCTTGGGCGAGCTGCCGCGCAAGTATCCGAAGGCGCCGGCCAACGTGAAGCAGGCGGCCGAGAAAGAGCAGAAGCGCGTCGGCTGCGTCTAG
- a CDS encoding efflux RND transporter permease subunit, translated as MISKYFIDRPVLANVLAILMIVIGGVALLSLPVAQYPDVTPPTVQVTTRYPGASSRTMVDTVALPIEQQVNGVENMIYMQSTSTSDGAYTLIVTFRIGVDLNFAQVLVQNRVSAALSSLPDAVQKQGVNVQKQSTAILSFVTLTSPDKRFDSLYLANYATIRLKDELARLPGVGNVLIFGAGQYSIRVWLDPEKMRARGLTAQDVTQAVQQQSQQVAAGQLGGPPTEAGRAFQFTIVVQGRLADPDQFENIIVKTGSAGEITRLRDVGRVELGAQTYGQIFKVNDRPAAGIAIFQSPGANALNVQTAVGKRMKELAREFPQGLAWEIPFDTTTFVDEAIKEVYKTLIEAAVLVLIVILIFLQDWRAMLIPATTVPVTIIGAFAAMAALGFTVNLSTLFAIVLAIGIVVDDAIVIVEGVAHHIERGVTPHDASIKAMDELFGPIIGITLVLMSVFIPAAFMPGLTGKMYAQFALVIAATALLSAINAATLKPTQAALWMRAPVPPEKRNIVYRIFNRGYDALERGYTRLIRRMVSASAVSVLLALLIVAAGLYGLSRVASGFIPIEDQGYLVVAVQLPDGASLERTQKSMDQVGAIARNTPGVDQVVTVAGISPLDNSASLANAGVAYVTLKPWSQRGKGQDLLSLFVGMNRAMQEVMDARVLVVPPPPIQGVGNASGATMQIELRDGSFDFPKLQSLANAMVEAGSSQSSFQRVMTTFRSDAPQYRIDVDRVKAQTLHLNIDQVFSTIQTFMGSAYVVQFNKFGRTFQAYVQADARFRLRPEDITQLSVRNSQGDVVPIGTLASIEQTTGPPLISLYNLYPTATVIGIPVQGVSSGQAMSLMEQMAARILPPGTGFAWTALSFQEKLVGNQMYLVFGLGLLLVYLVLAGQYESWYAPLAIVLSVPLALVGPASALLGLKVDANLYVQIGLILLIALSAKNAILIVEVARERRLKEGHSIAESAVEAARTRFRPILMTSIAFILSVVPLVIATGAGASARKSIGITVFTGMIASTCLAVLFVPSLFVVIQRFEEWRKARKVEPAEPVAAE; from the coding sequence ATGATCTCCAAATATTTCATCGACCGGCCGGTCCTCGCCAACGTTCTGGCGATCCTGATGATCGTGATCGGCGGCGTCGCGCTGCTCTCGCTGCCGGTCGCGCAGTATCCCGATGTGACCCCGCCGACCGTGCAGGTGACGACGCGTTATCCGGGCGCCTCCTCGCGCACGATGGTCGATACCGTCGCGCTGCCGATCGAGCAGCAGGTCAACGGCGTCGAGAACATGATCTACATGCAGTCGACCAGCACGTCGGACGGCGCATATACGCTCATCGTCACGTTCCGGATCGGCGTTGACCTCAACTTCGCGCAGGTGCTGGTGCAGAACCGCGTGTCGGCCGCGCTGTCGTCACTTCCGGACGCGGTGCAGAAGCAGGGCGTCAACGTCCAGAAGCAGTCCACCGCGATCCTGTCGTTTGTTACGCTCACGTCGCCGGACAAGCGCTTCGATTCGCTCTATCTCGCGAACTACGCGACGATCCGGCTCAAGGACGAGCTCGCGCGCTTGCCGGGCGTCGGCAACGTGCTGATCTTCGGTGCCGGCCAGTATTCGATCCGTGTCTGGCTCGATCCGGAGAAGATGCGGGCCCGCGGGCTGACCGCGCAGGATGTGACGCAGGCGGTGCAGCAGCAAAGCCAGCAGGTCGCCGCCGGCCAGCTCGGTGGCCCGCCCACGGAGGCAGGCCGCGCGTTCCAGTTCACCATCGTGGTGCAGGGGCGGCTCGCCGATCCGGACCAGTTCGAGAACATCATCGTCAAGACCGGCAGTGCGGGCGAGATCACGCGCCTGCGCGATGTCGGGCGGGTCGAGCTCGGCGCCCAGACCTACGGGCAGATCTTCAAGGTGAACGACCGCCCGGCTGCGGGGATCGCGATCTTCCAGTCACCCGGCGCGAATGCGCTCAACGTGCAGACCGCAGTCGGAAAGCGCATGAAGGAACTCGCGCGCGAGTTTCCGCAGGGACTTGCGTGGGAGATTCCGTTCGACACCACCACGTTCGTCGATGAGGCGATCAAGGAGGTCTACAAGACCCTGATCGAGGCGGCGGTGCTCGTGCTGATCGTGATCCTGATCTTCCTGCAGGACTGGCGCGCGATGCTGATCCCGGCAACCACGGTGCCGGTTACGATCATTGGTGCCTTCGCCGCCATGGCGGCGCTCGGCTTCACGGTGAACCTCTCGACGCTGTTCGCGATCGTGCTGGCGATCGGCATCGTGGTCGACGATGCGATCGTCATCGTCGAGGGCGTCGCGCACCATATCGAGCGCGGGGTGACGCCGCACGATGCGTCGATCAAGGCGATGGATGAATTGTTCGGCCCGATCATCGGCATCACGCTGGTGCTGATGTCCGTGTTCATCCCGGCGGCGTTCATGCCGGGGCTCACAGGCAAGATGTATGCGCAATTCGCGCTCGTGATCGCCGCGACCGCGCTGCTCAGCGCGATCAATGCCGCGACGCTCAAGCCAACGCAGGCCGCGCTCTGGATGCGCGCTCCCGTGCCGCCGGAGAAGCGCAACATCGTCTACCGGATTTTCAATCGCGGCTACGATGCGCTGGAGCGCGGCTACACGCGGCTCATCCGCCGCATGGTGTCGGCGAGCGCCGTGTCGGTGCTACTCGCGCTCTTGATCGTCGCCGCGGGCCTGTATGGCCTCTCGCGCGTGGCATCGGGCTTCATCCCGATCGAAGACCAGGGCTATCTGGTGGTCGCCGTGCAGCTGCCCGACGGCGCTTCGCTCGAGCGCACCCAGAAATCGATGGATCAGGTCGGTGCGATCGCCCGCAACACGCCCGGCGTCGATCAGGTGGTGACGGTCGCGGGCATCTCGCCGCTCGACAACTCGGCCTCGCTGGCGAACGCCGGCGTCGCCTATGTCACGCTGAAACCCTGGAGCCAGCGCGGCAAGGGGCAGGACCTGCTCTCGCTGTTTGTCGGCATGAACCGGGCGATGCAGGAGGTGATGGACGCGCGCGTGCTCGTCGTTCCGCCGCCGCCGATCCAGGGCGTCGGCAACGCATCGGGCGCCACCATGCAGATCGAGCTGCGCGACGGCAGCTTCGATTTCCCGAAGCTGCAGAGCCTCGCCAACGCGATGGTTGAGGCCGGCTCGAGCCAGTCGAGCTTCCAGCGAGTGATGACGACGTTCCGCTCCGATGCCCCGCAGTACCGCATCGACGTCGACCGTGTGAAGGCGCAGACCCTGCACCTCAATATCGATCAGGTGTTCTCGACCATCCAGACCTTCATGGGCTCCGCCTATGTGGTGCAGTTCAACAAGTTCGGCCGCACCTTTCAGGCCTATGTGCAGGCGGATGCGCGCTTCCGCCTGCGGCCGGAGGACATCACGCAGCTGAGCGTGCGCAACAGCCAGGGCGATGTCGTGCCGATCGGAACGCTGGCCTCGATCGAGCAGACCACCGGCCCGCCGCTGATCAGCCTTTACAATCTCTACCCCACCGCTACCGTCATCGGCATTCCGGTGCAGGGCGTGTCGTCCGGGCAGGCGATGTCGCTGATGGAGCAGATGGCCGCCCGCATCCTGCCACCGGGCACAGGCTTCGCATGGACCGCGCTGTCGTTCCAGGAGAAGCTGGTCGGCAATCAGATGTACCTCGTGTTCGGGCTCGGGCTGCTGCTCGTCTATCTGGTGCTCGCCGGACAATATGAGAGCTGGTACGCGCCGCTCGCGATCGTGCTGTCGGTGCCGCTGGCGCTGGTTGGCCCGGCGTCGGCGCTGCTCGGCCTCAAGGTCGACGCCAATCTCTACGTGCAGATCGGCCTGATCCTGCTCATTGCGCTCTCCGCCAAGAACGCGATCCTGATCGTCGAGGTCGCGCGCGAGCGCCGGCTGAAAGAAGGCCACTCGATCGCCGAGTCGGCGGTCGAAGCCGCCCGGACGCGCTTCCGCCCGATCCTGATGACGTCGATCGCGTTCATCCTCAGCGTGGTGCCGCTCGTTATCGCCACGGGCGCGGGCGCCAGCGCGCGCAAGTCGATCGGCATCACGGTGTTCACCGGCATGATCGCCTCGACCTGTCTCGCGGTGCTGTTCGTGCCGTCGCTGTTCGTCGTGATCCAGCGCTTCGAGGAATGGCGCAAGGCACGCAAGGTCGAGCCAGCCGAGCCGGTGGCGGCGGAGTGA
- the ftsH gene encoding ATP-dependent zinc metalloprotease FtsH gives MNANLRNFALWVIIVLLLLALFTLFQNPGTRTSSSDISFSQLLTDVDQGRVRDVTIQGPEIHGTYTDGRGFNTYAPNDPSLVQRLYGKGVQITARPPGENVPWFVSLLVSWLPFIALIGVWIFLSRQMQGAGGKALGFGKSRAKLLTEAHGRVTFEDVAGVDEAKQDLQEIVEFLRDPGKFQRLGGKIPRGVLLVGPPGTGKTLIARAVAGEANVPFFTISGSDFVEMFVGVGASRVRDMFEQAKKNAPCIIFIDEIDAVGRHRGAGLGGGNDEREQTLNQLLVEMDGFEANEGIILIAATNRPDVLDPALLRPGRFDRQVVVPNPDVVGREQILKVHVRKVPLAPDVNLKTIARGTPGFSGADLANLINEAALMAARRNKRMVTQAEFEDAKDKVMMGAERKSLVMTEEEKLLTAYHEGGHAIVALNVVATDPVHKATIIPRGRALGMVMQLPERDKLSMSLEQMTSRLAIMMGGRVAEELVFGKEKVTSGAASDIEQATKLARLMVTRWGLSEELGTVAYGENQEEVFLGYSVARQQNISEETSRKIDAEIRRLVEAGYAEANKILEEKRADLETLARGLLEFETLSGDEIKDLLTGKRPIRESVIEPATPRSSAVPSAGKGRPPRPDAPLDPQPAPQA, from the coding sequence ATGAACGCGAACCTGCGGAATTTCGCCCTCTGGGTGATCATTGTCCTGTTGCTGCTCGCGCTGTTCACGCTGTTCCAGAACCCCGGCACGCGGACCTCGTCATCGGACATCTCATTTTCGCAGCTCCTGACCGACGTCGATCAGGGCCGGGTGCGCGACGTCACCATCCAGGGGCCGGAAATCCACGGCACCTATACGGACGGCCGCGGCTTCAACACCTATGCGCCGAACGATCCGTCGCTCGTGCAGCGCCTCTACGGCAAGGGCGTGCAGATCACCGCCCGGCCGCCGGGCGAGAACGTTCCCTGGTTCGTTTCGCTGCTGGTTTCGTGGCTGCCGTTCATCGCGCTGATCGGCGTGTGGATTTTCCTGTCGCGCCAGATGCAGGGGGCGGGCGGCAAGGCGCTCGGCTTTGGCAAGTCGCGCGCCAAGCTCCTGACCGAGGCGCATGGCCGCGTCACCTTCGAGGACGTGGCGGGCGTCGACGAGGCGAAGCAGGACCTTCAGGAGATCGTCGAGTTCCTGCGCGATCCAGGCAAGTTCCAGCGGCTCGGCGGCAAGATTCCGCGCGGCGTGCTGCTCGTCGGCCCCCCCGGCACCGGCAAGACGCTGATCGCGCGTGCGGTTGCGGGCGAGGCCAACGTGCCGTTCTTCACCATTTCGGGTTCCGACTTCGTCGAGATGTTCGTCGGCGTCGGCGCGTCGCGCGTGCGCGACATGTTCGAGCAGGCGAAGAAAAACGCGCCCTGCATCATCTTCATCGACGAAATCGATGCGGTCGGCCGCCATCGCGGCGCCGGCCTCGGCGGCGGCAACGACGAGCGCGAGCAGACGCTCAATCAGTTGCTGGTCGAGATGGACGGCTTCGAGGCGAACGAGGGCATCATCCTGATCGCCGCGACCAATCGCCCCGACGTGCTCGATCCGGCACTGCTGCGCCCCGGCCGCTTCGACCGCCAGGTCGTGGTGCCGAACCCGGACGTGGTCGGCCGCGAGCAGATCCTCAAAGTTCACGTGCGCAAGGTGCCGCTGGCGCCCGACGTCAACCTCAAGACCATCGCGCGCGGGACGCCCGGATTCTCGGGTGCGGACCTTGCCAACCTGATCAACGAGGCGGCGCTGATGGCTGCCCGGCGCAACAAGCGCATGGTGACGCAGGCCGAGTTTGAGGACGCCAAGGACAAGGTGATGATGGGCGCCGAGCGCAAGTCGCTCGTCATGACCGAAGAGGAGAAGCTCCTCACCGCCTATCACGAGGGCGGGCATGCGATCGTGGCGCTCAACGTCGTCGCGACCGACCCTGTGCACAAGGCGACGATCATTCCGCGCGGCCGCGCGCTCGGCATGGTCATGCAGTTGCCGGAGCGCGACAAGCTCTCGATGTCGCTCGAGCAGATGACCTCGCGGCTCGCCATCATGATGGGCGGGCGCGTTGCCGAAGAGCTCGTGTTCGGCAAGGAGAAAGTCACGTCGGGCGCGGCCTCCGACATCGAGCAGGCGACCAAGCTCGCGCGTCTGATGGTGACGCGCTGGGGTCTCTCCGAAGAGCTCGGCACGGTCGCCTACGGCGAGAACCAGGAAGAAGTCTTCCTCGGCTATTCGGTCGCGCGGCAGCAGAACATCTCGGAAGAGACGAGCCGCAAGATCGACGCTGAAATCAGGCGCTTGGTCGAAGCCGGCTATGCCGAGGCGAACAAGATTCTCGAGGAGAAGCGCGCCGACCTCGAAACGCTCGCGCGCGGGCTGCTCGAGTTCGAGACGCTCTCCGGCGACGAGATCAAGGATTTGCTCACCGGCAAGCGGCCGATCCGCGAGTCGGTGATCGAGCCGGCGACGCCGCGTTCCTCTGCGGTGCCCTCTGCCGGCAAGGGCCGCCCGCCGCGTCCCGACGCCCCGCTCGACCCCCAGCCCGCCCCGCAGGCTTAG
- the tilS gene encoding tRNA lysidine(34) synthetase TilS translates to MRDATPARPISEAEATTLFGALEHFPALILAVSGGPDSTALMWLAARWRNALKKPPKLVAVTIDHGLRKESAKEARAVARLAKSLNVEHVTLRWKGRKPKTGIQEAARNARYRLLSEEAHRKNAMHILTAHTLDDQAETVLFRLARGSGVSGLVGIRWFDGMPVKDARPAHLVRPLLDVLKARLIATLKAAKVDYVVDPSNSDPRFTRPRLRKLMRLLGQEGLTAERLGKFAKRVGRVEEALFAAVNDAQLALCPGLWSQGVPLSANAEAFLALPHEIGLRLLGRMIAFAGQQGGPELAQLETLYSELRSLSEAIVWSSDFSPLRRNVAGALVTLSSTKLTVEREPPRRVVRKLRKSKRKVRFTTAG, encoded by the coding sequence TTGCGCGACGCAACACCAGCGAGGCCGATTTCCGAAGCCGAAGCGACGACGCTGTTCGGCGCTCTTGAACATTTTCCCGCACTCATCCTGGCGGTGTCCGGCGGTCCGGATTCGACCGCATTGATGTGGCTTGCGGCGCGGTGGCGCAATGCACTGAAAAAGCCGCCGAAGCTCGTTGCCGTCACCATCGATCACGGATTGCGCAAGGAGTCGGCAAAAGAGGCGAGAGCGGTCGCGCGGCTTGCGAAAAGCCTGAACGTCGAACACGTCACGCTGCGCTGGAAGGGCCGCAAGCCGAAGACCGGCATCCAGGAAGCCGCGCGGAATGCACGCTATCGCCTACTGTCCGAGGAGGCGCACCGGAAGAACGCGATGCACATCCTGACGGCGCACACCTTGGACGACCAGGCCGAGACGGTGCTGTTCCGGCTGGCGCGGGGAAGCGGCGTCAGCGGGCTCGTTGGAATTCGCTGGTTCGATGGCATGCCGGTGAAGGACGCAAGGCCCGCGCATCTGGTCAGGCCGTTGCTCGATGTGCTGAAGGCGCGGCTCATTGCCACGCTGAAGGCCGCGAAAGTGGACTATGTGGTCGACCCGTCGAATTCCGATCCGCGCTTCACGCGGCCACGCCTGCGCAAGCTCATGCGGTTGCTGGGGCAAGAGGGGCTGACCGCGGAGCGGTTGGGAAAGTTCGCGAAGCGTGTGGGCCGCGTCGAGGAGGCGCTGTTCGCGGCGGTCAATGATGCGCAACTGGCGCTGTGTCCCGGCCTGTGGTCGCAGGGAGTGCCGCTGTCCGCGAACGCCGAGGCGTTCCTTGCGCTTCCGCACGAGATTGGGTTGCGACTGCTGGGCCGGATGATCGCTTTCGCCGGCCAGCAGGGGGGACCGGAGCTGGCCCAGCTCGAAACGCTCTATTCGGAGCTTCGGAGCCTCAGCGAGGCCATCGTTTGGAGCTCCGACTTCAGCCCCTTGCGCCGCAACGTCGCGGGCGCACTGGTCACCCTCTCCAGTACCAAGCTCACCGTGGAACGGGAGCCCCCCCGCCGGGTTGTCCGCAAGCTACGGAAATCCAAGCGCAAAGTCCGGTTTACCACCGCGGGTTAG